The Coffea arabica cultivar ET-39 chromosome 1e, Coffea Arabica ET-39 HiFi, whole genome shotgun sequence genome has a window encoding:
- the LOC140013655 gene encoding uncharacterized protein produces the protein MSSSSCTSSLLTIRPLPTKKNPITKPTKARLFVKTMSLNQNQNSPNPNPNLLTSITKLLWGQSLPPQLLISAVRTTWSTAWHLMMSQMAPSDPSGSYARPASKFRIHHASSNISRQNLHLYVGLPCPWAHRTLIVRALKGLEDSVPVSVASPGIDGAWEFRDSGHPVSDRDMLVSTSDKAQGCTTLKQVYNSRRGGYNGRSTVPMLWDVKKKDVVCNESYDIIEFFNSGLNEVAGNPGLDLAPPPLRKKIDEWNQIIYPKVNNGAYRCGFAQSQGAYDTAVNELFCALDMIDDHLGGSRYLCGDELTLADVCLFTTLIRFDLVYNVLFKCTKKKLIEYPNLHGYLRDIYQIPKVAATCNFVAIMDGYYKTLFPLNPGGIRPIIPSDCEHEALSKPHNRESLSSTRNDVVAFQRDRCILCSKPKV, from the exons CATCGCTGCTCACAATTCGACCTCTGCCGACCAAGAAAAACCCCATAACCAAACCCACAAAAGCACGCCTTTTTGTCAAAACTATGTCCCTGAATCAGAACCAGAACTCCCCAAACCCCAATCCCAACCTCTTAACTTCCATCACTAAGCTCCTGTGGGGCCAATCCCTCCCGCCCCAGCTCCTCATCTCCGCCGTCCGCACCACCTGGTCCACAGCCTGGCACCTCATGATGTCACAGATGGCCCCTTCCGACCCTTCCGGGAGTTACGCGCGACCCGCTTCCAAATTCCGCATCCACCACGCCTCCTCCAACATTTCCCGCCAAAACCTCCACCTTTACGTTGGCCTCCCTTGCCCCTGGGCCCACCGCACCCTCATCGTCCGGGCACTCAAGGGCCTCGAAGACTCCGTACCCGTCTCAGTTGCGTCGCCGGGCATTGACGGAGCTTGGGAGTTCCGGGATAGTGGTCATCCTGTCTCGGACCGGGATATGCTCGTCTCAACCTCGGACAAGGCCCAAGGATGTACAACCTTAAAACAAGTTTATAATTCAAGGCGCGGCGGTTATAACGGTCGGTCCACCGTCCCAATGCTCTGGGATGTCAAGAAAAAAGATGTTGTTTGTAACGAGAGTTATGATATCATCGAATTTTTCAATTCGGGATTGAACGAGGTAGCAGGCAATCCGGGATTAGACCTTGCACCGCCTCCGTTGCGAAAAAAGATTGATGAATGGAATCAAATTATATACCCCAAAGTCAACAATGGGGCTTATAG GTGTGGTTTTGCGCAAAGTCAAGGAGCATATGATACCGCAGTGAATGAGCTGTTTTGTGCATTGGATATGATAGATGATCATTTGGGTGGGTCTAGATACTTGTGTGGAGATGAATTGACTCTTGCAGATGTATGTTTGTTTACTACATTGATCAGGTTTGATCTCGTCTACAACGTTCTGTTCAAGTGCACAAAGAAGAAGCTGATTGAGTATCCCAACCTTCATGGTTATTTACGAGATATTTATCAG ATTCCAAAGGTTGCAGCGACTTGTAATTTTGTTGCTATCATGGATGGCTACTACAAAACTCTCTTCCCTCTCAATCCGGGTGGCATTCGGCCGATCATACCTTCAGATTGTGAGCATGAAGCGCTTTCCAAACCCCACAACAGGGAATCCCTCTCATCGACTAGAAATGAT GTGGTTGCCTTCCAAAGAGACAGATGCATTTTGTGCTCCAAGCCTAAAGTTTAA